In a single window of the Romeriopsis navalis LEGE 11480 genome:
- a CDS encoding ABC transporter ATP-binding protein, whose amino-acid sequence MSQAVTTRKRFSETSAAADIELRQVFKVFADDAAVQDVSLTVQRGEFFSILGPSGCGKTTTLRLIAGFEQPTAGDVLIRQRSMLNVPAYHRPVNTVFQSYALFNHLTVRENVAFGLRIQKLGKAEVQQRVSAALRSVKMTDYASRYPMQLSGGQQQRVALARALVNRPAVVLLDEPLGALDLQLRKEMQVELAALQQELGLTFVMVTHDQEEALSLSDRIAVMNNGKIEQIGTPREIYNSPDSQFVAEFIGDTNLLKAKVEGAHPNRMWLKTQSGLKLTAQTDPTGPQDGPVAVSIRPEKITLMQTPVDRLENCFDGQLENVMYLGSHHNCFVRLRSGDQIIVRQPHGSTVPEKGAIVYVAWAEDAATVLSDV is encoded by the coding sequence ATGTCTCAAGCGGTTACGACTCGTAAACGTTTTTCTGAAACCAGCGCTGCCGCTGATATCGAACTCCGTCAGGTGTTTAAGGTGTTTGCGGATGATGCGGCTGTGCAAGACGTCAGCCTCACTGTGCAACGGGGCGAATTTTTTAGTATTTTGGGGCCATCTGGCTGCGGGAAAACCACGACACTACGGCTGATTGCGGGGTTTGAGCAGCCGACGGCGGGTGATGTCTTAATTCGGCAGCGATCGATGCTGAATGTCCCGGCCTATCATCGTCCAGTGAATACGGTGTTTCAGAGCTATGCCCTGTTTAATCACCTGACGGTGCGGGAAAATGTCGCGTTTGGCCTGCGGATTCAGAAACTCGGTAAAGCGGAAGTGCAGCAACGTGTATCGGCCGCGCTGCGATCGGTGAAGATGACGGACTATGCCAGCCGCTACCCGATGCAACTGTCGGGTGGTCAGCAGCAGCGGGTGGCCTTGGCCCGGGCCTTGGTCAATCGTCCAGCGGTGGTGCTGTTGGACGAGCCGTTGGGTGCGTTGGATTTGCAGCTGCGAAAAGAGATGCAGGTTGAATTGGCAGCGTTGCAGCAGGAGTTGGGGCTGACCTTTGTGATGGTGACCCATGATCAAGAAGAAGCCTTGAGTTTGTCCGATCGGATTGCCGTGATGAACAACGGAAAAATCGAGCAAATCGGCACCCCTCGCGAGATTTACAACTCCCCGGATAGCCAATTTGTCGCCGAGTTTATTGGGGATACGAACTTACTCAAAGCCAAGGTGGAAGGGGCACACCCCAATCGCATGTGGCTAAAAACCCAATCCGGCCTGAAACTGACGGCCCAGACTGATCCGACGGGTCCCCAGGATGGCCCGGTGGCGGTGAGTATTCGCCCCGAAAAGATCACGCTGATGCAAACCCCGGTCGATCGTCTGGAAAATTGCTTTGATGGTCAACTGGAGAATGTGATGTATCTGGGGAGTCATCACAACTGCTTTGTGCGACTGCGCTCCGGTGATCAAATCATCGTGCGCCAGCCCCATGGCAGTACGGTGCCCGAGAAAGGCGCGATCGTTTATGTGGCCTGGGCTGAAGATGCCGCCACTGTGCTTTCTGATGTCTAA
- a CDS encoding ABC transporter substrate-binding protein — protein sequence MTMQPPAATPIMFSRRRFIQNSLLGVAGASLSSCGWRLADIQNQAPMTASPDKLHIYTWSSYTDAPLIKAFKGETGVKGITEIMGSNEEMIAAFEAGKARMFSLLCPSDYAVELMHEKQYLRPIDETRVDDLDSLLPNLAKVGVIGGKRYSVPLTWGTTGLIYNSEKIPEPPTDWSYLWEHKEQLKRKMTLLDDPREVFGAVLHHLGHSQNTADMSQLKAAYDKLQELKPNIASFTTDAWREPLVAGDLWVAMGYSTDATDLMKENPKIRYVIPASGTNLWVDTMVIPVTAPNPESAYAWINYVTTPERAAELTAKLGYVPATQAAIDLLPEQVRQDPIKFPSQDVLARCETMQTLPPDVAAAIEKYWTQVKT from the coding sequence ATGACGATGCAACCCCCCGCTGCCACTCCAATCATGTTTTCCCGGCGACGGTTTATCCAGAACTCCCTCCTGGGTGTGGCGGGGGCTTCGCTGTCAAGTTGTGGCTGGCGGCTGGCTGATATTCAGAATCAAGCGCCCATGACAGCTAGTCCGGACAAGCTGCATATTTACACCTGGTCTTCCTATACCGATGCCCCCTTAATCAAAGCCTTCAAAGGCGAAACGGGCGTTAAAGGCATCACCGAAATCATGGGGTCAAATGAGGAAATGATTGCCGCCTTTGAGGCGGGTAAGGCGCGGATGTTTAGTCTGCTTTGTCCGTCCGACTATGCCGTCGAGTTGATGCATGAAAAGCAGTATCTGCGGCCGATCGACGAAACTCGCGTTGATGACCTTGATAGCCTGTTGCCGAATCTGGCGAAAGTGGGCGTGATCGGGGGTAAACGCTACAGTGTGCCGCTGACTTGGGGGACGACCGGTTTAATTTACAACAGCGAAAAGATTCCGGAACCGCCCACCGATTGGTCTTATCTCTGGGAGCACAAAGAACAGCTCAAGCGCAAAATGACGCTACTCGATGACCCGCGCGAAGTCTTTGGGGCCGTGTTGCACCATCTTGGCCATTCCCAAAACACCGCTGATATGAGCCAACTCAAAGCGGCTTACGACAAACTCCAAGAACTCAAACCCAATATTGCCAGTTTTACGACGGATGCTTGGCGTGAACCGCTCGTTGCCGGTGACCTATGGGTGGCGATGGGCTACTCCACCGATGCGACGGACTTAATGAAGGAGAACCCGAAAATCCGCTATGTGATTCCCGCGAGTGGCACCAATCTTTGGGTTGATACGATGGTGATTCCGGTTACGGCGCCTAACCCGGAGTCCGCCTACGCCTGGATTAATTACGTCACGACCCCGGAACGCGCCGCCGAATTGACCGCAAAGTTGGGCTATGTACCAGCAACCCAAGCGGCGATCGACCTGTTACCTGAACAGGTCCGCCAAGATCCGATTAAGTTTCCGTCCCAGGACGTATTAGCGAGGTGTGAAACGATGCAGACCTTGCCCCCGGATGTGGCGGCGGCGATCGAAAAATATTGGACCCAGGTGAAAACCTAG
- a CDS encoding ABC transporter permease, which produces MTSTTPKTQRAVPRWLEPLVLLGPAGIWLLLLFVLPMGLIGLFSLVADLKPGALVNITGLQNYTQLFDPVNLRVMGQSLFLATCTTVICLITGYPVAYWLTQKVPARWQKVLLLAFVLPLWTSSLLRTYAWITILRPTGVLNTFLNALRLPSLDLLYQLPAVLIGLVSSWLPFMVLILYASLSKLDRRLLEAAADLGATPRQAFMQVTIPQTRAGIIAGALLVFVNAIADFVVPEVLGGASSMTVPRLIFSRFLSSASNWGVGSAWSFLLILVVSLMIVLLLKYGDRNASKAL; this is translated from the coding sequence ATGACTTCGACGACGCCTAAAACTCAACGTGCGGTCCCGCGGTGGCTAGAACCGCTAGTGTTACTTGGCCCGGCTGGCATCTGGCTGCTGCTGCTGTTTGTGTTGCCGATGGGCTTGATTGGCCTATTTAGCCTTGTTGCTGACCTGAAACCAGGGGCGTTGGTCAACATCACGGGATTGCAAAACTATACCCAGCTATTTGATCCGGTGAATCTCCGGGTGATGGGGCAATCGCTTTTTCTCGCGACCTGTACGACGGTGATTTGCTTGATTACGGGTTATCCGGTGGCCTATTGGCTGACCCAAAAGGTGCCGGCGCGGTGGCAAAAAGTCTTGCTGTTAGCATTTGTGCTGCCGCTTTGGACCTCTTCCCTATTACGCACCTATGCCTGGATTACGATTTTGCGGCCCACGGGTGTTTTGAATACATTCCTCAATGCACTCCGCTTACCCAGTCTGGATTTGCTCTATCAACTCCCGGCGGTGCTGATCGGTCTGGTATCGAGTTGGTTGCCATTTATGGTGCTGATCTTGTATGCCTCTTTATCGAAGCTCGATCGGCGACTGCTGGAAGCGGCAGCCGATTTGGGGGCGACCCCGCGGCAGGCGTTTATGCAGGTGACGATTCCGCAAACACGCGCGGGAATTATTGCCGGGGCGCTGCTGGTGTTCGTCAATGCGATCGCTGATTTTGTGGTGCCCGAAGTGCTGGGCGGTGCGTCGAGTATGACCGTGCCGCGTTTGATTTTCAGTCGTTTCCTCTCCAGTGCGTCTAACTGGGGTGTGGGCTCGGCCTGGAGTTTCCTGCTGATTTTGGTCGTCAGTTTGATGATCGTGTTGTTACTCAAGTATGGCGATCGTAATGCAAGCAAAGCCCTCTAG
- a CDS encoding ABC transporter permease — protein MPKTKFSFPWQTAFALLMLGFLYLPILVMAVYSLNESASSAKWTGVTLKWYARALQDERMMAALGTSLQVAVISVAISAVVGTLMAVGLSRYRFPGKVAYQTVAYLPPIVPDITMGVATLVALATFAVPLSFWTIVAAHVVFCLAYVALTISTRINDLDPNLEEAALDLGATPFQAFIKVLLPELSPAILSGCLLAFALSMDDLVISSFTSGGGASTLPMEIFSRIRRTVKPDLNALSVLLLVISGGAAIAAEVIRYRSAQKRLQG, from the coding sequence ATGCCCAAAACTAAGTTTTCGTTTCCTTGGCAGACGGCTTTTGCGCTGTTGATGTTGGGGTTTCTCTATCTGCCGATTTTGGTGATGGCAGTTTATAGCTTGAATGAGTCGGCCAGTAGTGCGAAATGGACGGGGGTGACGCTGAAGTGGTATGCCCGTGCGTTGCAAGATGAGCGGATGATGGCGGCGCTTGGGACCAGCTTGCAGGTGGCGGTGATTTCTGTAGCGATTTCGGCGGTGGTCGGGACGCTGATGGCAGTAGGCTTATCGCGGTATCGGTTCCCCGGTAAAGTGGCGTACCAAACTGTGGCGTATTTGCCGCCGATCGTGCCCGATATCACAATGGGTGTGGCGACCTTGGTGGCATTGGCGACCTTTGCCGTGCCCTTGAGCTTTTGGACCATCGTGGCGGCGCATGTGGTCTTTTGCCTGGCCTATGTTGCGTTAACCATTAGTACCAGGATTAATGACCTTGACCCGAACTTAGAAGAAGCGGCGTTAGATCTGGGTGCAACCCCATTTCAGGCCTTTATCAAGGTCTTGTTGCCGGAGCTGTCTCCCGCGATTTTATCCGGTTGTTTACTGGCGTTTGCCTTGAGTATGGATGACTTGGTCATTTCCAGCTTTACGTCGGGTGGTGGGGCTTCGACGCTGCCAATGGAAATTTTCAGCCGCATCCGCCGCACGGTGAAACCCGATCTAAATGCGTTGAGTGTGTTGCTATTAGTGATTTCTGGGGGCGCGGCGATCGCCGCTGAAGTAATTCGCTATCGCAGTGCACAAAAGCGGTTGCAAGGTTGA
- a CDS encoding Tic22 family protein, translating into MKALGQFGTTLSLVGSIATVVCVSSASPAFAIPQKAIVEKLNSVPVFLVTNAQGVPLSRPLKKSAEVPGGFLSNAYMSQAEAQAFVQQVKANIGKNPQQDTVLKALKVTPVPLGELYKQVQDSKDQPGRILFNFRPSQGEVQSALKLLKQQGKNVEQINGVPLYFVRFATNKGYVAIKTQAAAGDIIPAFLSQTDATNLLKQVQIKHPKAVIQVLAVDNIIQTLQEKNDKWLNKVVFWPSLEARQAVQKAQ; encoded by the coding sequence ATGAAAGCATTGGGGCAGTTCGGTACAACGTTGAGTTTAGTCGGAAGCATTGCGACGGTCGTCTGCGTCAGTAGCGCCAGCCCCGCATTCGCAATTCCCCAGAAAGCGATCGTTGAGAAGCTCAATAGTGTGCCGGTCTTTTTAGTTACCAATGCACAAGGCGTACCGTTGAGTCGTCCATTGAAAAAATCAGCGGAAGTACCCGGTGGCTTCCTCTCAAATGCCTATATGAGCCAAGCCGAGGCGCAAGCCTTCGTCCAACAGGTAAAGGCCAACATCGGCAAGAATCCGCAGCAGGACACAGTGCTCAAGGCGCTGAAAGTCACCCCCGTCCCATTGGGTGAACTCTATAAGCAAGTGCAGGATTCCAAAGATCAGCCGGGTCGCATCTTATTCAATTTCAGACCCAGCCAAGGTGAAGTCCAAAGCGCCTTAAAGTTGCTCAAACAGCAGGGCAAAAATGTCGAGCAGATCAACGGCGTCCCACTGTACTTCGTGCGGTTTGCAACGAATAAGGGCTACGTCGCCATCAAAACCCAAGCGGCGGCCGGCGATATTATTCCCGCATTTCTGAGTCAAACCGATGCCACAAACTTACTCAAACAAGTCCAAATTAAACATCCCAAAGCCGTAATTCAGGTATTAGCCGTCGATAACATCATCCAAACTTTGCAAGAGAAAAATGATAAATGGCTGAATAAAGTTGTTTTTTGGCCTTCCCTCGAAGCACGTCAAGCCGTACAGAAAGCTCAGTAA
- a CDS encoding DUF1499 domain-containing protein produces the protein MFNFSGQRPTDLGVTDGKLKACPASPNCVCTTDSDKEHGIEAIAWDKSPNEAIAALKNVIGGMERAAIITESGDYLHAEFTTKLMGYVDDVEFYVRDGQIQMRSASRLGKSDLGVNRKRIEAIRTALS, from the coding sequence ATGTTTAACTTTTCCGGCCAACGCCCGACTGACCTTGGTGTGACCGACGGGAAACTCAAGGCTTGCCCCGCTAGTCCCAACTGCGTCTGCACCACCGACTCCGACAAAGAACATGGCATCGAGGCGATCGCCTGGGACAAATCCCCCAACGAAGCGATCGCCGCCCTCAAAAATGTCATCGGTGGCATGGAACGCGCCGCCATCATCACCGAGTCCGGTGACTATCTCCACGCCGAGTTCACTACCAAGCTGATGGGCTACGTCGATGACGTGGAATTCTACGTGCGTGATGGCCAAATTCAAATGCGATCAGCCTCCCGCTTAGGCAAGTCGGACCTTGGCGTCAACCGCAAGCGCATCGAAGCCATTCGCACCGCCTTAAGCTAA
- a CDS encoding chromophore lyase CpcT/CpeT — protein MKNWLHIATDRMTISLVSLAALLTAAPASANQTANPTITADLTNQVDRVVQHLEGILTTAERAAQPAKPGKRRAAHVVMTTCRINVPGSKPGHTFLYQEQAIFPRLNQPYRQRILEISPSPLTQTVRSRSFKLTDKTQWVNLCDRAQKTISQRDFPTDICSVFLKATNEGFIGTTQATGCPANFRGATIIRNRIRLFPNGMQTWDQGFNAQGEQVWGAKGEPYEFRRPKKN, from the coding sequence ATGAAAAATTGGCTGCATATCGCCACCGATCGGATGACAATCAGCCTCGTCAGTCTCGCCGCTCTGCTCACCGCCGCCCCCGCTTCAGCAAACCAGACAGCTAATCCCACGATCACCGCCGATCTAACCAACCAAGTCGATCGCGTCGTCCAACACCTCGAAGGCATCCTCACCACCGCCGAACGGGCCGCCCAACCCGCCAAACCCGGAAAACGCCGCGCCGCCCACGTCGTCATGACCACCTGCCGCATCAACGTCCCCGGTAGCAAACCCGGTCACACTTTCCTCTACCAAGAACAAGCCATCTTCCCCCGCCTCAATCAGCCCTACCGCCAACGCATCCTCGAAATCTCCCCCAGCCCACTGACCCAAACCGTCCGATCGCGCTCCTTCAAACTCACCGACAAAACCCAATGGGTAAATCTGTGCGATCGGGCGCAAAAAACGATCAGCCAGCGTGACTTCCCCACCGACATCTGCTCCGTCTTTCTCAAAGCCACCAACGAAGGCTTCATCGGCACAACCCAAGCCACCGGCTGCCCCGCCAACTTTCGCGGAGCCACCATCATCCGCAATCGCATCCGACTATTCCCCAACGGCATGCAAACCTGGGACCAGGGCTTCAACGCCCAAGGCGAACAAGTTTGGGGCGCAAAAGGCGAACCCTACGAATTCCGCCGTCCAAAGAAAAACTGA
- a CDS encoding DM13 domain-containing protein produces MSCAADQATPPPPPKLNGKASNTSTPADAASPKTASPIVRSGKFVDAEHPTKGTAKLVTKNNQHSLEFDQAFSASTSGPDLVVVLHRSADVVGETTPPAFPIKEGDYIEVAKLKSYSGKQSYTIPANIDVDDYKSVAIWCRKFNATFGAATLKP; encoded by the coding sequence TTGAGCTGTGCTGCCGATCAAGCCACTCCGCCGCCACCACCAAAACTAAACGGCAAAGCCTCCAACACCAGCACTCCCGCTGATGCCGCATCGCCCAAAACCGCATCACCCATCGTCCGATCGGGCAAATTCGTCGATGCGGAGCATCCCACCAAAGGCACCGCTAAACTGGTCACAAAGAATAACCAGCACAGCCTGGAATTCGATCAAGCCTTTAGCGCCTCAACCTCCGGCCCCGACCTAGTAGTCGTCTTGCACCGTTCCGCCGACGTAGTTGGTGAAACCACGCCACCCGCATTCCCGATCAAAGAAGGCGATTATATCGAAGTCGCCAAACTCAAAAGCTACAGCGGCAAACAAAGCTACACCATTCCCGCCAACATCGACGTGGATGACTACAAATCCGTCGCAATTTGGTGCCGCAAGTTCAACGCTACCTTCGGTGCCGCAACACTCAAACCGTAA
- a CDS encoding type II toxin-antitoxin system VapC family toxin, which translates to MTTLLIDTNVASFLFKGSSYAKPYEVIIAEHELALSFMTVAELYQWSIVRQWGDRRRQQLEQYISGYLLIPSDQRLCREWAQVRANADQVGRPISAQDAWIAATALRHDLSLVTHNIKDFQFVPNLKLITPK; encoded by the coding sequence ATGACAACTCTGTTGATTGACACGAATGTTGCTTCCTTTCTTTTCAAAGGCAGTAGCTACGCGAAACCATACGAAGTAATTATTGCCGAACACGAACTAGCACTATCGTTTATGACCGTTGCCGAGTTATACCAATGGTCGATCGTGCGTCAGTGGGGTGATCGCCGCAGGCAGCAGCTAGAGCAATATATATCCGGTTATTTGCTCATTCCGAGCGATCAGCGGCTCTGTCGAGAATGGGCACAAGTTCGGGCAAATGCTGACCAAGTTGGACGGCCTATTTCTGCTCAGGATGCTTGGATCGCCGCAACGGCTCTCCGACATGACTTGTCTCTGGTAACTCATAACATCAAAGATTTTCAATTTGTGCCGAATTTGAAACTCATAACCCCAAAATAA
- a CDS encoding BrnT family toxin, producing MDYVFELEESKFEWDTDKALSNYRKHGVTFEVAAEVFFDPFHVVGDASANQEQRDFAIGYCFEEDLLIVIHIERSQRIRIISARPVTPRERSMYEKGQSSF from the coding sequence ATGGATTACGTGTTTGAGCTAGAGGAATCCAAGTTTGAATGGGATACCGATAAAGCTCTGAGTAACTACAGAAAACATGGCGTGACATTTGAAGTCGCGGCTGAAGTTTTCTTCGATCCCTTCCATGTGGTGGGTGATGCCTCAGCGAATCAAGAGCAACGTGATTTTGCTATCGGATATTGTTTTGAGGAAGATTTACTCATCGTCATCCATATTGAGCGTAGTCAACGCATCCGAATTATTTCGGCTCGTCCAGTAACGCCAAGAGAGCGAAGCATGTATGAAAAAGGCCAATCATCTTTCTAA
- a CDS encoding ribbon-helix-helix domain-containing protein — MTTTFDWLLEPKLRDRLLSLAEQQGRSPNTIVAEALQQYLQQQTDSAETNLTLEQRQAILKLPIAERRRMLEAQAEQMATHYETHTEWQDW; from the coding sequence ATGACAACCACCTTTGATTGGCTGCTTGAACCAAAATTACGCGATCGCTTGTTGAGTTTGGCTGAGCAACAGGGGCGATCGCCAAACACGATAGTGGCTGAAGCACTACAACAATACCTCCAGCAGCAAACCGACAGTGCTGAGACCAATCTGACACTGGAACAACGGCAGGCAATTTTGAAGCTGCCGATCGCTGAGCGGCGGCGGATGTTAGAAGCACAAGCAGAGCAGATGGCTACGCATTACGAAACACATACAGAGTGGCAGGATTGGTAG
- the ileS gene encoding isoleucine--tRNA ligase, producing the protein MPLTEPGSYKKSVNLPKTKFDMRANAIKREPEIQAVWQAEKLYEKLADSNPGEPFIIHDGPPYANGDLHVGHALNKILKDIINKYQILQGRKVRFVPGWDCHGLPIELKVLQSLKSKEKKELTPIGIRKKAAVFAKETVDKQRESFKRYGVWADWDHPYVTLDPAYEAAQIGVFGEMFLKGFIYRGLKPVYWSPSSRTALAEAELEYPEGHTSNSMFAAFELKNLSKPLQAPFDDFLGELGVAIWTTTPWTLPGNLAVAVNPDLAYAVVEVGGDNPTKYKYWLVAKDLVESLSEQLGVTLEPKASAMGKVLEGCTYQHPLFDRTSEIIIGGDYITTEAGTGLVHTAPGHGQEDYMVGQRYGLPILAPVDDAGKMTAEAGPFEGLNVLKDANPAIAEAMKAAGSLIKEEPYQHKYPYDWRTKKPVIFRATEQWFASVSGFRDDALAAIKQVNWIPAQGENRITPMVADRNDWCISRQRSWGVPIPVFYDEETNEPLLTKETIDHIQAIIAEKGSDAWWEMSVEELLPEEFRNNGKTYRRGFDTMDVWFDSGSSWASVVQQRPELQYPADIYLEGSDQHRGWFQSSLLTSVAVTGGAPYKTVLTHGFTVDENGRKMSKSEGNVVNPATVIQGGKNQQQEPPYGADVLRLWVSSVDYSNDVPLGKSMLKQLNDVRGKIRNTARFLLGNLHDFDPAKNAVKYEDLPELDRYMLHRITEVFADVTEAFETYQFSRFFQTVQNFCVVDLSNFYLDIAKDRLYISALDSPRRRSCQTVIQIALDNLARAIAPVLSHLAEDIWQFLPYAVEAKSVFEAGWVQMDEQWQQPELAEKWVKLRDLRTEANKVLEQARSAKDIGSSLQAKLLIYVADADWKTVLDSMNPADSLTGNAIDELRYLFLASQVELVDSTDRISGMKYATQTETLSIGVADADGEKCDRCWNYSTHVGESEEHPLLCERCVEAVDGKF; encoded by the coding sequence ATGCCACTGACTGAACCTGGAAGCTATAAGAAGTCCGTCAACCTGCCGAAAACCAAGTTCGACATGCGGGCCAATGCGATTAAGCGCGAGCCAGAGATTCAGGCAGTATGGCAAGCCGAAAAACTCTACGAAAAGCTGGCTGACTCCAACCCCGGCGAACCGTTCATCATCCACGATGGCCCCCCCTACGCCAACGGCGACCTCCACGTCGGCCATGCGCTGAATAAGATCCTCAAGGACATCATCAACAAGTACCAGATACTCCAAGGCCGCAAAGTGCGCTTCGTCCCCGGCTGGGATTGCCACGGCCTGCCGATCGAGCTAAAAGTGCTGCAAAGCCTGAAGTCCAAAGAGAAAAAAGAACTCACCCCCATCGGCATTCGCAAGAAAGCTGCTGTCTTCGCCAAGGAAACTGTCGATAAACAGCGCGAAAGCTTCAAGCGCTACGGTGTCTGGGCCGACTGGGATCATCCCTACGTCACCCTCGATCCCGCCTACGAAGCCGCCCAAATCGGCGTCTTCGGGGAAATGTTCCTCAAAGGCTTTATCTATCGCGGTCTCAAGCCCGTCTACTGGAGTCCCAGCTCCCGCACTGCCTTAGCCGAAGCCGAGCTGGAATATCCCGAAGGCCACACCTCCAACAGCATGTTCGCTGCCTTTGAACTTAAGAACTTGTCGAAGCCGTTGCAAGCCCCCTTCGATGACTTTTTGGGTGAACTGGGTGTGGCGATCTGGACCACGACACCCTGGACGCTCCCCGGCAACTTAGCCGTCGCCGTCAATCCTGACTTGGCCTATGCCGTAGTTGAAGTGGGCGGCGATAACCCCACAAAATATAAGTACTGGCTGGTCGCCAAAGACCTGGTCGAAAGCCTCAGTGAGCAACTGGGCGTGACCCTGGAGCCGAAAGCCTCGGCGATGGGTAAGGTGCTGGAAGGCTGTACCTATCAGCATCCATTGTTCGATCGGACCTCTGAGATCATCATCGGCGGCGACTATATCACCACCGAAGCCGGTACGGGCCTCGTCCATACGGCTCCTGGCCATGGTCAAGAAGACTATATGGTGGGTCAGCGTTATGGCCTGCCGATTCTTGCGCCGGTCGATGATGCCGGTAAGATGACGGCTGAAGCGGGGCCATTTGAAGGGCTGAATGTGCTGAAGGACGCCAACCCGGCGATCGCCGAAGCGATGAAAGCCGCCGGTTCGTTGATCAAAGAAGAACCCTACCAGCACAAATACCCCTACGACTGGCGGACTAAGAAGCCGGTAATCTTCCGCGCTACGGAGCAGTGGTTTGCCTCGGTTTCGGGTTTCCGGGATGATGCTTTAGCAGCAATCAAGCAGGTCAACTGGATTCCTGCGCAAGGCGAAAACCGCATCACGCCGATGGTCGCCGATCGCAATGACTGGTGTATCTCCCGTCAGCGTAGCTGGGGCGTGCCGATTCCCGTGTTTTATGACGAGGAAACTAACGAGCCGCTGCTGACCAAGGAGACGATTGACCATATCCAAGCGATCATTGCCGAGAAAGGCTCCGATGCTTGGTGGGAAATGAGCGTCGAGGAATTGCTGCCGGAGGAATTCCGCAACAACGGCAAAACCTATCGCCGGGGCTTTGACACCATGGACGTGTGGTTTGACTCGGGTTCCTCCTGGGCCTCGGTCGTGCAGCAGCGTCCAGAGCTGCAATATCCGGCGGATATTTACTTAGAAGGCTCCGACCAGCATCGGGGTTGGTTCCAGTCCAGTTTGCTGACGAGTGTTGCTGTGACCGGCGGTGCGCCTTACAAAACGGTCCTCACCCACGGCTTCACCGTTGATGAAAATGGTCGCAAGATGAGCAAGTCCGAAGGCAACGTGGTGAATCCGGCCACGGTGATCCAAGGCGGCAAAAATCAACAGCAAGAGCCACCCTACGGCGCGGATGTGCTGCGCCTTTGGGTTTCGTCGGTGGACTACTCCAACGATGTGCCCCTCGGCAAGAGCATGCTGAAGCAGCTCAACGATGTGCGCGGCAAGATTCGCAATACAGCGCGATTCCTCCTGGGGAACCTGCATGACTTCGACCCCGCCAAAAATGCGGTGAAGTACGAAGATCTGCCAGAACTCGATCGCTATATGCTGCACCGGATCACGGAAGTGTTTGCCGATGTGACCGAAGCGTTTGAAACCTACCAGTTCTCGCGCTTCTTCCAGACTGTGCAGAATTTCTGCGTGGTTGACTTATCGAACTTCTATCTCGATATTGCCAAAGATCGCTTGTACATCAGTGCCCTCGATTCACCCCGGCGGCGCAGTTGTCAGACTGTGATTCAGATCGCCTTGGATAACTTAGCGCGGGCGATCGCCCCTGTGCTTTCCCACCTGGCTGAAGACATCTGGCAATTCCTGCCCTATGCAGTCGAAGCCAAGTCGGTGTTTGAAGCCGGTTGGGTGCAGATGGACGAGCAGTGGCAGCAGCCGGAACTGGCCGAAAAGTGGGTGAAACTGCGTGACCTGCGCACCGAGGCGAATAAGGTGTTGGAGCAGGCCCGATCGGCCAAAGACATTGGTTCATCCCTGCAAGCCAAGCTGCTGATTTATGTTGCGGATGCCGATTGGAAGACAGTGCTGGATAGCATGAACCCAGCCGATAGTCTGACGGGCAATGCGATCGACGAACTGCGTTATCTCTTCTTGGCTTCTCAAGTTGAGCTGGTCGATAGCACCGATCGAATTTCTGGAATGAAATATGCAACGCAAACGGAAACGCTGTCGATCGGGGTAGCTGATGCTGACGGCGAGAAGTGCGATCGCTGTTGGAACTACTCGACTCACGTTGGTGAATCCGAGGAGCACCCGCTTTTGTGTGAGCGCTGTGTTGAAGCCGTAGACGGTAAGTTCTAA